From a single Elusimicrobiales bacterium genomic region:
- a CDS encoding FkbM family methyltransferase, protein MTSKLEIARSQKKPVKFLASRLLMRSGLCRLITMDMGGFRLRFFPSALSAQYWIDRQDRSCDTDFIARYVKPGDNIIDIGANIGALALAAAAAAGRQGHVLAAEPHPRIYGYLVSNIELNGFVNITPVNAAAAANGTGVRISDSNADDENRLSDEGIDVPARALDDMARLLYGEIALLKIDTEGCEKFVLDGGAKTLARTSCVYFESCQSQFARYGYTCAELFNSLEAAEFSVYRKTGDTVLERLPEGYISSKCENLFALKNEEMFSSRTGWTTRFYK, encoded by the coding sequence TTGACCTCCAAACTGGAAATAGCCCGCTCGCAAAAAAAACCGGTTAAATTCCTGGCTTCGCGGCTGCTTATGCGCAGCGGGCTGTGCCGGCTGATTACCATGGACATGGGGGGGTTCCGGCTGCGTTTTTTTCCGTCGGCGCTTTCCGCCCAGTACTGGATTGACAGGCAGGACCGTTCCTGCGACACAGATTTCATCGCCCGCTACGTAAAACCCGGAGACAACATAATAGACATCGGCGCCAATATCGGCGCGCTGGCCTTGGCAGCCGCCGCGGCGGCGGGCAGGCAGGGGCATGTCCTGGCGGCGGAGCCGCACCCGCGCATTTACGGCTATCTTGTCTCAAATATAGAACTAAACGGCTTTGTGAACATAACCCCGGTAAACGCCGCTGCCGCAGCCAACGGAACCGGAGTGCGCATTTCGGATTCCAACGCCGACGACGAAAACCGCCTCTCGGACGAAGGAATAGACGTGCCCGCCCGCGCACTGGACGATATGGCCCGGCTGCTCTACGGCGAAATAGCGCTGCTTAAAATAGACACCGAGGGCTGCGAGAAGTTCGTTCTGGACGGCGGGGCAAAAACCCTGGCCCGGACATCCTGCGTTTACTTTGAATCCTGCCAGAGCCAGTTCGCCCGCTATGGCTACACCTGCGCTGAACTGTTCAATTCGCTGGAGGCGGCGGAATTTTCAGTCTACCGAAAAACCGGCGATACCGTTCTGGAGCGGCTGCCGGAAGGCTATATCTCCAGCAAATGCGAGAACCTGTTCGCGCTGAAAAACGAGGAAATGTTCTCCTCCCGCACCGGCTGGACCACCCGGTTTTACAAATAG
- the hflX gene encoding GTPase HflX — protein MTEKAILAGVELKRPRRAGAEAAQSSLDELRRLCETAGACPVEAFSIRLSSFHPATLVGSGKAEELAAAVRRLEVDTVIFDEELSPAQQRNLESIIHAKIIDRTRLILDIFALRARTREGRLQVELAQLNYMLPRLTGRGGEMMQQTGGIGTRGPGERRLEYDRRRLRERIVALEREIEAVRAERLNRRGRRASVPLAQIAIAGYTNAGKSTLLNALSGKRDVYADNKLFATLDTTTRRVRLKSGAAALFTDTVGFIQKLPHGLVAAFRATMEEIAAADCVVHVRDGASPLCREQKATVLATLAELDAAHIPVVEVFNKADLLDARRMSALRRENPDSIFISALEGRGLDEMLLAVERVLSAVWKPRRLVVAAGRGALLNQIYESCMVIARRQDPAGNTELELLATDGNWERISNLVSE, from the coding sequence ATGACCGAAAAAGCCATACTGGCCGGAGTTGAGCTCAAACGCCCCCGCCGCGCGGGCGCGGAGGCGGCGCAATCGTCGCTGGACGAGCTGCGCCGGCTCTGCGAAACCGCCGGCGCATGTCCGGTAGAGGCGTTTTCCATAAGGCTCTCGTCTTTCCACCCCGCCACGTTGGTCGGCTCCGGCAAGGCGGAGGAGCTGGCCGCCGCCGTCCGCCGGCTGGAGGTGGACACCGTTATTTTTGACGAGGAACTTTCCCCCGCGCAGCAGCGCAATCTGGAGAGCATAATACACGCCAAAATCATAGACCGCACCCGGCTGATACTGGATATTTTCGCCCTGCGCGCCAGGACGCGCGAAGGCAGGCTGCAGGTGGAGCTTGCCCAGCTAAACTACATGCTGCCGCGCCTTACCGGGCGCGGCGGCGAGATGATGCAGCAGACCGGCGGCATAGGCACGCGCGGCCCCGGAGAACGGCGGCTGGAATACGACCGCCGCCGTCTGCGCGAAAGGATTGTCGCGCTGGAGCGGGAGATAGAAGCCGTCCGCGCCGAAAGGCTCAACCGCAGGGGGCGGCGCGCCTCCGTCCCGCTGGCTCAGATAGCCATAGCCGGATACACCAACGCCGGAAAATCCACCCTGCTTAACGCGCTTTCGGGAAAGCGCGATGTTTACGCAGACAATAAGCTGTTTGCTACGCTGGACACCACCACCCGCCGCGTCCGGCTCAAAAGCGGGGCCGCCGCGCTGTTTACGGACACCGTCGGTTTCATCCAGAAGCTGCCGCACGGGCTGGTAGCCGCCTTCCGCGCCACTATGGAGGAAATCGCCGCCGCCGACTGCGTGGTGCATGTGCGCGACGGCGCCTCCCCGCTGTGCCGCGAGCAGAAGGCCACCGTGCTTGCCACTCTGGCAGAGCTGGACGCCGCGCATATCCCTGTGGTGGAGGTTTTCAACAAGGCGGACCTGCTGGATGCGCGGCGCATGTCCGCGCTGCGGCGCGAAAACCCGGACTCCATATTTATCAGCGCGCTTGAAGGCCGGGGGCTGGACGAGATGCTGCTGGCGGTGGAGCGGGTGCTGTCTGCCGTCTGGAAGCCGCGTCGGCTGGTTGTCGCGGCGGGCAGGGGCGCGCTGCTGAACCAGATTTACGAAAGCTGCATGGTTATCGCCCGCCGCCAGGATCCCGCCGGGAACACGGAGCTGGAGCTGCTTGCCACCGACGGCAACTGGGAGCGGATTTCCAATCTTGTCAGTGAATAG
- the miaA gene encoding tRNA (adenosine(37)-N6)-dimethylallyltransferase MiaA, which translates to MEKPIVLMGPTASGKTDIAIALAKACGGEIISADSRQIYAKLSAGTAKPPGQWVEKDGARMYLSGGVPYHLVDFLDPRSSYDAGSFAAAAAAAEAAIRARGARPVFAGGTGLYLQAYWNGMDALPKGDSQLRLALARLARELGPEGMHARLRGLDPQAAEKIPAGNIQRVIRAMEVRELTGIPISQLWSGRFYDALPTHKAVFFVLDWSRDVLRERIAARTHKIFDAMASETDALLQSGYPEDCPALKSLGYPQAVDYLRAKAARTDTIHRIITLTQAYAKRQITWLRRYKNIRWISLSDSRDWTPEEVSGIALDNARAL; encoded by the coding sequence GTGGAAAAACCCATAGTGCTGATGGGGCCGACGGCCTCCGGCAAAACCGATATCGCCATCGCGCTGGCAAAAGCCTGCGGCGGCGAGATAATCTCCGCCGATTCCCGGCAGATTTACGCAAAACTTTCCGCCGGAACGGCCAAGCCGCCGGGGCAGTGGGTTGAAAAAGACGGCGCGCGGATGTACCTGTCCGGCGGGGTGCCGTATCATCTGGTGGATTTTCTGGACCCGCGCAGTTCTTATGACGCGGGCAGCTTCGCCGCCGCGGCAGCCGCGGCGGAGGCCGCCATCCGCGCGCGCGGCGCAAGGCCGGTATTTGCGGGCGGCACCGGGCTTTACCTGCAGGCCTACTGGAACGGGATGGACGCGCTGCCCAAAGGCGACAGCCAGCTGCGGCTTGCGCTTGCGCGCCTTGCGCGGGAACTGGGGCCGGAGGGGATGCACGCGCGGCTGCGCGGGCTTGACCCGCAGGCGGCGGAAAAAATTCCGGCCGGCAACATACAGCGCGTCATACGCGCCATGGAAGTGCGCGAGCTTACGGGCATACCCATCTCGCAATTATGGTCGGGCCGGTTTTACGACGCGCTGCCCACGCACAAGGCGGTATTTTTCGTGCTGGACTGGAGCCGCGACGTGCTGCGCGAGCGCATCGCCGCCAGAACCCATAAAATTTTTGACGCCATGGCCTCCGAGACGGACGCCCTTCTGCAATCCGGCTACCCGGAGGACTGCCCCGCGCTTAAAAGCCTGGGATACCCGCAGGCCGTGGATTATCTGCGCGCCAAAGCCGCCCGGACGGACACTATTCACCGCATTATCACCCTCACCCAGGCCTACGCCAAGCGGCAGATCACCTGGTTGCGCCGCTACAAGAACATACGCTGGATTTCGCTGTCGGATTCGCGGGACTGGACGCCGGAGGAAGTCTCCGGCATAGCGCTGGACAACGCGCGCGCTTTATGA
- a CDS encoding M13 family metallopeptidase, giving the protein MKLAALLIFSIVAGLPSFAEDDFSGAASGQEADESASPSPEARRFVLDEQASGRNSCARQVALKAGDSEITLMSGGKKTAVTNLNKGLVCADRRGAPGMECSLSASRKVDGAVQYRSGRCFSDQPGQSCDAFDEFRTITLGSGSLRIAREKGSSSSDCIYKELNREAGDEAAGKPRSRAASAQRMDKLSKKLDAAGKPLSESGGGLKAAAALNAMFDRNSSAADEELQPRAASPDERAAAARAARAIPSGVDLKAVDKGANPCADFYQHACGSWLKNNPIPPDQSRWGRFSELDERIKGQLRDILAETARKRRKTADDRKLSDLYSSCMDEKAADKKGAAPIKPDLDRIAKLGGAKDLGREMARLQKSGIGALFSFGSQQDFGDSSSMIAAMDQGGITLPREYYIDPKYEDDMKAYQAHIAKMLELSGAAPGQAAAEARQAVEVETKLASISMDRVSRRDPANVHHKMSLSDFKAMTPSFDWDGYLSEIGAPVGKMGQIDVNDMKFFSQLGKTMAALPPGAWKAYLRWQVAHGRAGALSSAFADENFAFFGRRLSGQEELAPRWKRCVSRVDKTLGEILGKKFVERHFNADDKDTALRMIAQVEEAMRQNIGRVDWMGGETKRKAFAKLDKVGNKIGYPDKWRDYSALSIARGDLAGNAARASAFETARDLAKIGRPTDRKEWFMSPPTVNAYYSPDNNDINFPAGILQPPFYNSGADLAVSYGGIGAVEAHELIHGFDDQGRRYDGDGNMNEWWTQQDAGNFKKRAGGFVEQYAQFVARNYPGSDAKQAGQFALGEIIADNGGMHLAYEAYMKTQAQHPSGNMDGFSPEQRFFMGFGQIWCNNQTEKAARMQLLGDPHPLTKFRVNGTVSNMPEFKKAFSCGANAPMVNPAPSQVW; this is encoded by the coding sequence ATGAAACTTGCCGCATTGCTGATTTTCTCCATTGTCGCCGGCCTGCCGTCATTCGCGGAAGACGATTTCTCCGGCGCGGCGTCCGGACAAGAGGCTGATGAATCCGCTTCCCCCTCCCCGGAAGCGCGGCGCTTTGTTCTGGACGAACAGGCCTCCGGGCGGAATTCCTGCGCGCGGCAGGTTGCCCTCAAAGCCGGCGATTCGGAGATAACGCTGATGTCCGGCGGCAAAAAAACAGCCGTAACGAATTTGAACAAAGGCCTTGTCTGCGCGGACAGGCGCGGCGCGCCAGGCATGGAATGCTCGCTGTCGGCCAGCAGGAAAGTTGACGGGGCCGTGCAGTACCGCAGCGGGCGCTGTTTCAGCGATCAGCCGGGACAGAGCTGCGACGCTTTTGACGAGTTCCGCACCATTACCCTGGGCAGCGGCAGTCTGCGTATTGCGCGAGAGAAAGGCTCCTCCTCCAGCGATTGCATTTATAAGGAATTGAACCGGGAAGCCGGGGACGAGGCTGCCGGGAAACCGCGCTCGCGCGCGGCCTCGGCGCAACGCATGGACAAGCTTTCCAAAAAACTTGACGCCGCCGGGAAGCCGCTTTCCGAATCCGGCGGGGGGCTTAAAGCCGCTGCCGCGCTGAACGCGATGTTTGACCGCAACTCCAGCGCCGCCGACGAGGAATTGCAGCCGCGCGCCGCCTCCCCCGACGAGCGCGCCGCGGCGGCGCGCGCCGCGCGGGCGATACCGTCGGGCGTGGACCTCAAGGCCGTAGACAAAGGCGCCAACCCGTGCGCCGATTTCTACCAGCATGCCTGCGGCAGTTGGCTCAAAAACAACCCCATCCCGCCGGACCAGTCCCGATGGGGACGCTTCAGCGAGCTGGATGAGCGCATCAAGGGCCAGCTGCGCGACATCCTGGCCGAAACCGCGCGCAAACGCCGCAAAACCGCCGACGACAGGAAGCTGAGCGATCTCTACAGTTCCTGCATGGACGAAAAAGCCGCCGACAAAAAAGGCGCCGCCCCCATCAAGCCGGACCTGGACCGCATAGCGAAACTGGGCGGCGCAAAAGACCTGGGCCGGGAGATGGCGCGGCTCCAGAAATCCGGCATAGGCGCGCTGTTTTCCTTCGGCTCGCAGCAGGATTTCGGCGATTCGTCGTCCATGATAGCCGCGATGGACCAGGGCGGCATCACCCTTCCGAGGGAGTACTATATTGACCCCAAATACGAAGACGACATGAAAGCCTACCAAGCCCATATCGCCAAAATGCTGGAACTCTCCGGCGCCGCGCCCGGTCAGGCCGCAGCCGAGGCTAGGCAGGCGGTTGAGGTGGAAACAAAACTGGCCTCAATCTCCATGGACAGGGTCAGCCGGCGCGACCCGGCCAATGTTCATCACAAGATGAGCCTGTCCGATTTCAAGGCCATGACACCGTCTTTTGACTGGGACGGCTATCTCTCAGAAATAGGCGCGCCCGTCGGCAAAATGGGGCAGATAGACGTCAATGACATGAAATTTTTCTCCCAGCTGGGAAAGACAATGGCGGCCCTGCCGCCCGGCGCGTGGAAGGCGTATCTGCGCTGGCAGGTAGCGCACGGACGGGCAGGGGCGCTGTCTTCGGCCTTTGCCGACGAAAATTTCGCGTTCTTCGGGCGGCGGCTGTCGGGCCAGGAGGAGCTTGCCCCGCGCTGGAAACGCTGCGTCAGCCGCGTTGATAAAACGTTGGGCGAGATTCTGGGAAAGAAATTCGTGGAGCGGCATTTCAACGCCGACGACAAGGATACCGCCCTGCGCATGATAGCCCAGGTGGAGGAAGCCATGCGCCAGAATATAGGCCGCGTGGACTGGATGGGCGGCGAGACAAAGCGCAAGGCATTTGCCAAGCTGGATAAGGTGGGCAACAAAATCGGCTATCCCGACAAATGGCGCGACTATTCCGCGCTGAGCATAGCGCGCGGCGACCTGGCCGGCAACGCAGCCCGCGCCTCGGCCTTTGAAACGGCGCGCGACCTGGCGAAAATAGGCAGGCCCACGGACAGGAAGGAGTGGTTCATGTCCCCGCCCACCGTAAACGCCTATTACAGCCCTGACAACAACGACATCAACTTCCCCGCCGGGATTTTGCAGCCGCCGTTCTACAATTCCGGCGCGGACCTGGCGGTCAGCTACGGCGGCATAGGCGCGGTGGAAGCCCACGAGCTTATCCACGGCTTTGATGACCAGGGCCGCCGTTACGACGGCGACGGCAACATGAACGAATGGTGGACGCAGCAGGACGCCGGAAATTTCAAAAAGCGCGCCGGCGGCTTCGTGGAGCAGTACGCGCAATTTGTGGCGCGGAATTATCCCGGCAGCGACGCAAAACAGGCCGGGCAGTTCGCGCTGGGCGAAATCATAGCCGACAACGGCGGCATGCACCTGGCCTACGAGGCCTATATGAAAACGCAGGCGCAGCATCCGTCGGGCAATATGGACGGATTCTCGCCGGAGCAGCGTTTCTTCATGGGTTTCGGCCAGATATGGTGCAACAACCAGACCGAAAAGGCCGCCCGGATGCAATTGCTGGGCGACCCGCATCCGCTGACCAAGTTCCGCGTAAACGGCACCGTGTCAAATATGCCGGAATTCAAGAAGGCGTTTTCCTGCGGGGCCAATGCGCCCATGGTCAACCCGGCCCCGTCCCAAGTCTGGTAG
- the dacB gene encoding D-alanyl-D-alanine carboxypeptidase/D-alanyl-D-alanine-endopeptidase has protein sequence MRGFTTCLLVALAQAPVLAQSGPLEAQYRALAQSPAASGAQWAVYAADADTGKVLLDHNAGSRLIPASTLKLFVTAAAVSVLGPDYKFKTDVCASSGVSNGTLDGDIVVVGGGDPSLGSTVIEGARDYRAVINSWADAVKSAGIREISGGVAADVSLFDGLPVPDSWPYADLGNYYAAGASALSINDNLYKLYFRPGREGAPAAVLRSEPDQQIRWDNFMLTGAPGSGDNGYIFRAPGQREAQLRGTVPAGPEEFAIKGSMPDPALFAAEAFTGALREKGIRVAREPRVSASPLPRQRLLARTESYPVKDIVFVTNKRSFNFYAEMLLRALAVNSGDRGSEERGLAALRKYLSGIGITPDMARLADACGLSKNNAATARALAKLLIYMRTARGAEAFAASLPCPGDRFSTGHIKTFCDGTAAQGRIRVKSGSLSGVRSYAGYIKAKSGRTIAFAFIINNYSVSGAEVDKLHERLAQACALL, from the coding sequence ATGCGCGGCTTTACCACATGCTTGCTTGTCGCGCTCGCGCAGGCGCCGGTTCTTGCGCAGTCCGGCCCGCTTGAGGCGCAATACCGCGCGCTGGCGCAAAGCCCGGCGGCAAGCGGCGCGCAGTGGGCCGTTTACGCCGCCGACGCCGATACCGGCAAAGTCCTTCTTGACCATAACGCCGGCAGCAGGCTTATTCCCGCCTCCACGCTGAAACTGTTTGTTACCGCGGCGGCGGTTTCCGTGCTGGGGCCGGATTACAAATTCAAAACGGATGTCTGCGCCTCCTCCGGCGTCTCAAACGGAACGCTGGACGGGGATATCGTGGTCGTTGGCGGCGGGGACCCGTCGCTGGGCTCCACCGTCATAGAGGGCGCGCGGGATTACCGGGCCGTAATCAACTCCTGGGCCGACGCCGTAAAAAGCGCAGGGATAAGGGAAATTTCCGGCGGGGTGGCCGCCGATGTGTCGCTTTTTGACGGGCTGCCCGTGCCCGACAGCTGGCCTTACGCGGATTTGGGCAATTATTACGCCGCCGGCGCCAGCGCGCTTTCTATAAACGACAATCTCTACAAGCTCTATTTCAGGCCGGGGAGGGAGGGCGCGCCTGCCGCCGTCCTGCGCTCCGAGCCGGACCAGCAAATCCGCTGGGATAATTTCATGCTTACCGGCGCGCCCGGCTCCGGCGACAACGGCTATATTTTCCGCGCCCCCGGCCAGAGGGAGGCGCAGCTGCGCGGCACAGTTCCCGCCGGGCCGGAGGAATTCGCCATCAAAGGCTCCATGCCGGACCCGGCGCTGTTTGCGGCGGAGGCATTCACCGGCGCATTGCGCGAAAAGGGAATTCGCGTGGCAAGGGAGCCGCGCGTGTCCGCCTCTCCCCTTCCCAGGCAAAGGCTGCTGGCCCGGACGGAATCCTACCCGGTCAAAGACATTGTCTTTGTCACCAACAAGCGCAGCTTCAATTTCTATGCCGAAATGCTGCTGCGCGCGCTGGCCGTGAACTCCGGGGACAGAGGCTCGGAGGAGAGGGGGCTTGCCGCGCTTAGAAAATATCTCTCCGGCATAGGCATAACCCCGGACATGGCACGGCTGGCCGACGCATGCGGCCTTTCCAAAAACAACGCCGCCACCGCGCGCGCGCTGGCGAAACTGCTTATTTACATGAGAACCGCACGGGGCGCGGAGGCCTTCGCCGCCTCGCTGCCCTGCCCCGGGGACAGGTTCAGTACCGGACACATAAAAACTTTCTGCGACGGCACCGCCGCGCAGGGGCGGATACGGGTCAAATCCGGCTCGCTGTCCGGGGTGCGCAGCTACGCGGGTTATATAAAGGCCAAATCCGGCAGGACAATCGCCTTCGCTTTCATTATCAACAACTACTCCGTCTCCGGCGCGGAAGTGGACAAACTGCACGAGCGGCTTGCCCAGGCCTGCGCTTTACTTTAG
- a CDS encoding PilZ domain-containing protein, which produces MENKAQDGQFKERRKHARLPIMHGVLEPVDVAYELPSGSGKSAAQPAILADLSAGGMRLMTFLEPPKGRLLEMRLDLPGLGAVPVRGKISWIHGKGGVYMTGIAFTEISNQATHKIELMAEDYEDCETRVELKLPEACVPNCRAHFLCNKQQKDETLFKAAAKPK; this is translated from the coding sequence ATGGAAAATAAAGCGCAGGACGGCCAATTCAAGGAAAGGCGTAAACACGCCCGGCTTCCAATAATGCACGGCGTGCTGGAACCGGTGGATGTCGCCTACGAGCTGCCTTCCGGTTCGGGCAAAAGCGCGGCGCAGCCGGCCATACTGGCGGACCTGTCCGCCGGCGGAATGCGGCTGATGACTTTTCTGGAGCCGCCCAAGGGCCGCCTGCTGGAAATGCGGCTGGACCTGCCCGGCCTGGGCGCGGTGCCGGTGCGCGGCAAAATCTCCTGGATACACGGCAAGGGCGGCGTCTACATGACCGGCATAGCCTTCACCGAAATAAGCAATCAGGCCACGCACAAGATAGAGCTTATGGCCGAGGATTACGAGGATTGCGAAACCCGGGTGGAGCTGAAACTGCCGGAGGCCTGCGTTCCCAACTGCCGCGCGCATTTCCTGTGCAACAAGCAGCAGAAGGACGAAACGCTTTTCAAGGCCGCCGCCAAACCCAAATAA
- a CDS encoding MiaB/RimO family radical SAM methylthiotransferase, whose product MKKVFVKTFGCQMNEADSEEMLSALMSRGCVPAGSMEEADIALVNTCTVRAHAEHRALSYIGRLESWKRARPGRSVIVAGCAVQRLEQDIARQFPHIDLAAGAKSIDSFSELLDRAAIGCGQGVAGARAGLRAYVTIMRGCGCGCAYCIVPSVRGPAVSLEPSAVLEQARGRVKAGAKEIILLGQTVNSYRHPACGDFAALLGAVHGTEGVSRIRFMSAHPVFAGESLARAYAELPRLERHIHLPAQSGSDKILELMRRGYCRRVFLDKLDMLRRAAPDIAVSSDFIVGFPGETEEDFRQTLSLVGEADITAAYCFKFSPRQSTAAWDMKDRPPQAEVEERLARLLEAVKDRGRKYLDSLRGRRVGLLMESAEFGRTSQNFIAELAGGAEPGSEVNAVVRGARGNTLLAERI is encoded by the coding sequence GTGAAGAAAGTGTTTGTGAAAACCTTCGGCTGCCAGATGAACGAGGCCGACTCGGAGGAGATGCTCTCCGCCCTCATGTCGCGCGGCTGCGTTCCCGCCGGCAGCATGGAGGAGGCCGATATCGCGCTGGTCAACACCTGCACCGTGCGCGCCCATGCCGAGCACCGCGCCCTGTCCTATATAGGCAGGCTGGAGAGTTGGAAACGCGCCCGCCCCGGGCGCAGTGTCATCGTGGCCGGCTGCGCCGTGCAGCGGCTGGAACAGGACATCGCCCGCCAATTTCCGCATATAGACCTGGCCGCCGGCGCAAAATCCATAGACTCGTTTTCGGAACTGCTGGACCGCGCCGCAATCGGCTGCGGGCAGGGCGTCGCCGGCGCGCGGGCCGGGCTGCGCGCCTATGTAACGATAATGCGCGGCTGCGGCTGCGGCTGCGCGTACTGCATAGTGCCGTCGGTGCGGGGACCGGCGGTTTCGCTGGAACCGTCCGCGGTGCTGGAGCAGGCCCGCGGCAGGGTTAAAGCCGGCGCGAAAGAGATAATTCTTCTGGGCCAGACGGTAAACAGCTACCGCCACCCCGCCTGCGGCGATTTCGCCGCGCTGCTGGGCGCGGTTCACGGGACGGAGGGCGTCTCGCGTATCCGGTTTATGAGCGCGCATCCGGTTTTCGCGGGGGAAAGCCTGGCCCGCGCATACGCGGAACTGCCCAGGCTGGAGCGGCATATACATCTCCCCGCGCAGTCCGGCTCGGACAAAATACTGGAGCTGATGCGCCGGGGTTACTGCCGCAGGGTTTTCCTGGACAAGCTGGACATGCTGCGCAGGGCGGCGCCGGACATTGCCGTTTCAAGCGATTTTATAGTAGGATTTCCCGGGGAAACGGAGGAGGATTTCCGCCAGACGCTTTCCCTTGTCGGCGAGGCGGATATAACCGCCGCCTACTGCTTCAAGTTTTCGCCGCGCCAGTCGACAGCGGCATGGGATATGAAGGACCGCCCCCCCCAGGCGGAGGTTGAAGAGCGGCTTGCCCGTCTGCTGGAGGCGGTAAAGGACAGGGGCCGCAAATATCTGGACTCGCTTCGCGGACGGCGGGTCGGGCTTTTGATGGAGTCCGCCGAATTCGGGCGGACGTCGCAGAATTTCATAGCGGAGCTGGCCGGCGGCGCGGAACCGGGGTCCGAAGTAAACGCGGTAGTGCGCGGCGCGCGCGGCAACACGCTGCTTGCTGAGAGGATATAG
- the rpiB gene encoding ribose 5-phosphate isomerase B yields MIIAIGCDHAGFVLKNTVIERVKRNGHTFMDMGTDNPQTSVDYPDFAARVAEAVSSGKAWRGILLCGSGIGVSITANKHKGVRAGLCHDTYSAGQGVAHEDMNILCMGGRVIGESLACSITDTFLNTVFSNEPRHARRLEKLKAIESRNMK; encoded by the coding sequence ATGATAATAGCGATAGGCTGCGACCATGCGGGCTTTGTGCTTAAAAACACGGTGATAGAGCGCGTCAAGCGCAACGGACACACTTTCATGGACATGGGGACCGATAATCCGCAGACATCGGTTGACTATCCCGATTTCGCGGCCCGCGTGGCCGAGGCCGTCTCCTCCGGCAAGGCCTGGCGGGGAATACTGCTCTGTGGCAGCGGCATAGGCGTTTCAATAACGGCGAACAAGCACAAGGGTGTCCGGGCCGGCCTCTGCCATGACACTTATTCGGCGGGGCAGGGCGTGGCGCACGAGGATATGAATATCCTTTGCATGGGCGGGCGCGTCATAGGCGAATCACTGGCCTGCTCCATAACCGACACCTTCCTGAATACCGTTTTTTCCAACGAGCCGCGCCACGCGCGCCGGCTTGAAAAGCTCAAGGCCATAGAAAGCCGCAACATGAAATGA
- a CDS encoding acylphosphatase, translating into MLVLRRRYVARGLVQGIGYRWFVSDAADKLAVTGWVRNLPDGAVEIEAQSDSKTLSGFEAELRCGHPAAKVRALQAQEMPPAEGEKNFRILA; encoded by the coding sequence ATGCTGGTTTTGCGGAGGCGCTATGTCGCGCGCGGGCTTGTGCAGGGAATAGGCTACCGCTGGTTTGTAAGCGATGCGGCAGACAAGCTCGCTGTAACCGGCTGGGTCCGCAACCTGCCCGACGGCGCGGTGGAGATAGAGGCGCAGTCGGATTCCAAAACGCTGTCCGGGTTCGAGGCGGAACTGCGCTGCGGCCACCCGGCGGCGAAGGTGCGCGCGCTGCAGGCGCAGGAAATGCCGCCCGCTGAGGGCGAGAAAAATTTCAGGATACTAGCATAG
- a CDS encoding sigma-70 family RNA polymerase sigma factor, producing the protein MTADTTDSVVQYFKSMHDVITDVSREDMHELWLRAKRGDRRAKKRLMELNMRLVIPTAKRYNRPGTDLMDLVEEGNLGLIHAIDKFDPDRGYRFSTYATYWIEQYVRRAVEEQTGTIRIPPHAWESLRQWLKRWDKMQHKLGREPTMAEMAKEMGWTARQVKAVMEAAEAARGVGSLGAAIDSSEEGDITVEDTIVDDEANTPDNLLSSLKMRDELNAAILQIGDRERSILEMRYGLTGKKPMTLDEIGRKLRLSRERVRQIEERAILRLRRVTQRMGIVESGDLRRPAPNLHQGSLVIKGPTNVLGQPVGNHPLKNLIIKVPGLKMGTK; encoded by the coding sequence ATGACAGCAGACACCACCGATTCAGTGGTCCAGTACTTCAAAAGCATGCACGACGTGATAACCGACGTCAGCCGCGAGGACATGCACGAGCTGTGGCTGCGCGCCAAGCGCGGCGACCGGCGCGCAAAAAAGCGGCTTATGGAGCTGAACATGCGCTTGGTCATCCCCACGGCCAAACGCTACAACCGCCCCGGCACCGACCTGATGGACCTTGTGGAAGAAGGCAATCTGGGCCTGATACACGCGATAGACAAATTTGACCCGGACCGGGGATACCGCTTCTCCACCTACGCCACCTACTGGATAGAACAGTACGTACGCCGCGCGGTTGAGGAGCAGACCGGCACCATCCGCATCCCGCCCCATGCCTGGGAGAGCCTGCGCCAGTGGCTCAAGCGCTGGGACAAAATGCAGCACAAACTGGGCCGCGAACCCACCATGGCCGAAATGGCCAAGGAGATGGGCTGGACCGCGCGCCAGGTGAAAGCCGTCATGGAAGCCGCCGAGGCGGCGCGGGGCGTAGGCTCGCTTGGCGCGGCGATAGACAGTTCCGAGGAAGGCGACATAACGGTGGAAGACACCATCGTGGACGACGAGGCCAACACGCCGGACAACCTGCTTTCCTCGCTGAAAATGCGCGACGAGCTTAACGCCGCCATACTGCAAATCGGCGACAGGGAACGTTCCATACTGGAAATGCGCTATGGCCTCACCGGCAAAAAACCGATGACGCTGGACGAGATAGGCCGGAAACTGCGCCTCTCGCGCGAGCGCGTGCGGCAGATAGAGGAGCGCGCCATACTGCGCCTGCGCCGCGTTACCCAGCGCATGGGCATAGTGGAAAGCGGCGATCTGCGCCGCCCCGCCCCTAACCTGCATCAGGGCAGCCTTGTGATAAAAGGCCCCACCAACGTGCTGGGCCAGCCGGTCGGCAATCATCCGCTCAAGAATCTCATTATAAAGGTGCCGGGGCTCAAGATGGGGACAAAATGA